From the Archocentrus centrarchus isolate MPI-CPG fArcCen1 unplaced genomic scaffold, fArcCen1 scaffold_90_ctg1, whole genome shotgun sequence genome, one window contains:
- the LOC115777966 gene encoding homeodomain-interacting protein kinase 2-like translates to MLNSGQKTSLFFHKEDNSTSSNWKLKTPLEFFEETGTWFIERRERKFTSLNDLLHLREPEHQNYADKVAEMADRLMFIEMIKGLLQLDAETRITPEQVLDHPFAKMSHMVSFYHLSSYVQSCYQHTKICKKSTVSSDSGTGVSGSLQQPISETRQPAQQQLHPPAAESKILERPPSSRTTSPSQNNCPPPSIQRSRPNCSRPSHCETAQTVSLKPNPDEHIKDTSQSLKRRTTDWKDVGEKTSPSSTDQYRKKFRYSPGPSCSTNRRQSSITGNKRTIRVKLPSTAHKRGPEKTMKAAGAALDPKDSRADDHRCREARGGAAARH, encoded by the exons ATGTTAAACTCTGGGCAAAAGACCTCCCTTTTTTTCCACAAAGAGGATAATTCCACCAGCAGTAATTGGAAACTCAAG ACACCTTTAGAATTTTTCGAAGAGACGGGGACTTGGTTCatagagagaagagaaagaaagtttACCTCTCTGAATGACCTCTTACAT ctccggGAACCTGAGCATCAAAATTATGCTGATAAAGTGGCAGAAATGGCTGATCGCTTGATGTTCATTGAAATGATTAAAGGACTGCTTCAGCTTGATGCTGAAACACGGATTACACCCGAACAGGTGCTGGATCATCCGTTTGCAAAAATGAGCCACATGGTGTCCTTCTACCACCTGAGCTCCTA TGTACAGTCCTGTTATCAGCACACAAAGATCTGTAAGAAAAGCACAGTGTCTTCAGATAGCGGGACAGGAGTGAGTGGGTCTCTGCAGCAGCCCATCTCCGAGACCAGACAACCTGCccaacagcagcttcatccCCCTGCAGCCGAGAGCAAAATCCTAGAGAGGCCCCCTTCCTCCAGGACCACAAGCCCATCCCAAAACAACTGTCCTCCCCCTTCAATTCAGAGAAGCAGACCCAACTGCTCCAGGCCCAGTCACTGTGAAACTGCCCAGACAGTTTCACTCAAACCAAACCCTGATGAACATATAAAGGACACCAGTCAGTCATTAAAAAGGAGGACGACTGACTGGAAAGATGTGGGTGAAAAAACATCCCCCTCTTCCACAGACCAATACCGAAAGAAATTCCGGTATTCTCCCGGGCCGTCCTGCTCAACCAACAGGAGGCAGAGTTCCATCACAGGGAATAAGAGGACCATCAGGGTAAAACTGCCTTCCACAGCCCACAAAAGAGGGCCAGAAAAGACCATGAAGGCAGCTGGAGCAGCTTTGGATCCAAAGGACAGTCGGGCTGATGACCACCGCTGCAGAGAAgcaagaggaggagcagcagcgcGCCATTGA
- the LOC115777970 gene encoding uncharacterized protein LOC115777970, producing MHKKVVLYPGKTCVVFRKGSLGYLLQDPSDEARRIKDNTKLQNKSVPMREDLVHQNALTVVRHRGGDASDRREVQGEYILQFGKYKGKSFRWLLENDVGYTMYLIKSLQEEEAAGIAMAERHSKDSLQSFVQYALSFTEIKSLQDYEASRVSAAAEVSCEDDQLVGFGLRSKSTWKEIWDGRGDGYAAFIMEKSCIQETRMYKLQQYLRKKHQSASATTRTSTKPIGMDDDKELEEAMLSVSPEKLEADSFTVPAAAAAAEVPTPRVPSGAKTAPSAALSIPPSDTTTELQASSADGAASKDEKSKVPVPVPKELSFLLKETTDQTQGPESNPGPSTSVACTSVRKVLTFEDSNEDGVEKAGYHWVDRDCCAPFKIPDCIPGENLDWDAWKTTPAIIAAATSGPLANSCASRTNYNPNIVVKLDLFHCLRRFSRECTSEHHPLNLVIPKTLHIMNTVHAFCIGVTAFIFLTFLFYLCYNKYDCVGDNPSLMCSIFGLVIAFWLCLQKQFNKGRSHGKF from the exons ATGCACAAGAAAGTTGTATTGTACCCAGGTAAAACCTGTGTGGTGTTCCGCAAGGGGTCACTCGGATACCTCCTCCAAGACCCGTCAGATGAAGCTCGGCGGATAAAAGACAACACCAAACTTCAGAACAAGTCTGTACCAATGAGGGAGGACCTGGTACATCAGAATGCTCTGACTGTGGTCCGTCACAGAGGAGGGGATGCCTCCGACAGGCGTGAGGTGCAAGGAGAGTACATCCTGCAGTTTGGaaaatataaaggaaaatctTTCCGGTGGCTTCTGGAAAATGATGTTGGGTACACCATGTATCTGATCAAAAGTCTCCAGGAGGAAGAGGCTGCAGGGATCGCCATGGCTGAAAGGCATAGTAAGGATAGCCTGCAGTCATTTGTACAGTATGCCCTCAGTTTTACGGAGATAAAGTCTCTTCAGGATTATGAGGCCAGCAGAGTGAGTGCTGCAGCAGAAGTCTCCTGTGAAGATGATCAGCTTGTTGGCTTTGGCTTACGATCTAAGAGCACATGGAAGGAGATTTGGGATGGCAGAGGTGATGGCTACGCGGCCTTTATCATGGAAAAGAGCTGCATTCAAGAAACACGGATGTATAAGCTGCAGCAGTACTTGCGCAAGAAGCATCAGTCTGCCTCAGCTACCACAAGGACCTCCACCAAACCCATTG GAATGGATGATGACAAAGAGTTGGAGGAGGCAATGCTGAGTGTCTCACCTGAAAAACTTGAAGCCGACAGCT TTactgtgccagcagcagcagcagcagcagaagtacCCACACCCAGAGTGCCTTCAGGAGCAAAGACAG CTCCCTCTGCGGCACTGTCCATACCCCCTTCCGACACAACTACTGAACTTCaagcatcatcagctgatg GTGCAGCCTCAAAAGATGAGAAGAGCAAGGTTCCTGTGCCTGTACCAAAGGAGCTGTCGTTTCTACTGAAGGAGACCACAGATCAAACACAAGGGCCTGAGTCAAATCCAG GGCCCAGCACAAGTGTTGCTTGCACATCTGTGCGCAAAGTTCTCACTTTTGAAGACAGCAATGAAGATGGAGTGGAAAAGGCAGGATACCACTGGGTGGACAG GGATTGCTGTGCACCGTTTAAGATCCCGGACTGCATCCCTGGTGAAAATCTAGACTGGGATGCCTGGAAAACCACTCCTGCTATTATTGCTGCAGCCACATCTGGACCACTGGCAAACTCTTGTGCCTCTCGAACAAATTATAATCCAAACATTGTTGTTAAACTGGACTTGTTCCACTGCCTGAGGCGATTTTCACGAGAATGCACCTCTGAGCATCACCCTCTGAATCTTGTTATTCCTAAAACACTTCACATAATGAATACAGTCCATGCTTTTTGTATAGGAGTTACAGCTTTTATCTTTCTAACCTTTCTGTTCTATTTATGTTATAATAAATATGACTGCGTAGGAGATAATCCAAGTCTGATGTGTTCTATCTTTGGTTTGGTTATTGCTTTCTGGCTCTGTCTACAAAAACAGTTCAATAAGGGGAGATCACATGGAaaattttga
- the LOC115777971 gene encoding homeodomain-interacting protein kinase 1-like: protein MYSNVQAQDELVPGSQLTSIFSNYEVLTILGEGTFGKVAKCVRMADKKTVAIKVMKNYSVEVANIEVAMLYMLSMHNGNKHNLVEWYQAFMDRGRPCLEFEYLDKSLFDFMRERHFQPLSLMEIRPIVMQIAIALKHLKSIGIIHADLKLENVMLVNHQQEPYRIKVIDFGLAHVTSAATVGSCLQTSPYRAPEIILGLPFTEAIDVWSLGIIAATLYLGFLLYPGYCEYEMVSKQYP from the exons ATGTACTCCAACGTACAAGCCCAAGACGAGTTAGTCCCTGGAAGCCAGCTCACCTCCATCTTCTCCAACTACGAAGTATTAACTATCCTTGGAGAAGGGACTTTTGGCAAGGTTGCAAAATGTGTCAGGATGGCTGACAAGAAGACCGTAGCCATCAAAGTAATGAAAAATTACTCAGTAGAGGTGGCAAACATTGAG GTGGCTATGCTATACATGCTCAGCATGCATAACGGCAACAAACACAACTTGGTTGAATGGTATCAGGCTTTTATGGATAGAGGTCGTCCATGTCTGGAGTTTGAGTATCTTGACAAAAGTCTGTTTGACTTCATGCGAGAAAGACATTTTCAGCCACTCAGTTTAATGGAAATTCGACCAATAGTCATGCAG ATTGCAATAGCTCTGAAACACCTGAAGTCTATTGGAATCATACATGCAGACCTCAAACTAGAGAATGTAATGTTAGTCAATCACCAACAAGAGCCATACCGAATTAAAGTGATTGACTTCGGCCTGGCTCATGTCACCTCTGCTGCCACAGTGGGCTCTTGCCTTCAGACCTCTCCATATCG GGCCCCGGAGATTATTCTAGGCCTTCCGTTCACAGAGGCCATAGACGTTTGGTCTCTGGGCATCATTGCTGCCACTCTATACCTCGGTTTCCTGCTGTACCCTGGATACTGTGAATATGAGATGGTGAGTAAACAGTACCCCTAA